Below is a genomic region from Pseudazoarcus pumilus.
CTGCCGATCGTGTCCATCATCATGAACAACAGCGGCGTGTATCGTGGTTGCGACCCCAACCTCAACCCGAACAACGCGAATGACGTTCCGGTCACGGCCTTCGTCAAGAACGCCCGTTACGAGAAGCTGATGGAGGCCTTCGGTGGTGACGGCTACTACGCCACCACCACGGCCGAGCTCAAGGATGCTCTTGAGAAGGCGCTGGCCTCCGGTCGTCCGACCGTGATCAACGCCATCATCGACGAGACGGCGGGTACCGAGAGTGGTCGTCTGACCAGCCTCAATCCGCAGTCGGCCGTCAAGAAGTAAGCTTTTTCGCTCGATACGAGCCGGACGATGAGGCATTGATCGTCACGGAGACCGGGCGGGCGGGGCAACCCGTCCGCCCGGTTCTTGGCATCCGGAGCGCCCGGCTTGACTTGGGGTGCCGCCTGCCAGTAGTATGTAAGGTTGAAATGGGCTCTCCCGCATCGCGGAGCCACTCCATTGACTCCCGAACGAAAAAGCTTGACGCCCTGTCGAGGCGCAGTCCCTGTGCCTCACGGGGGCTAAACGTAACCCGTAAAAAAAGGAAGATTTCTGACATGAGCAAGCCGCTTGAAGGAATTAAGATCATCGACTTTACCCACGTTCAGGCCGGTCCCGCGTGCACGCAGCTGCTCGCCTGGTTCGGTGCCGACGTGATCAAGGTCGAGCGCCCGGGTTCCGGTGACGTGACCCGCAACCAGCTGCGCCACGTCGAAGACGCCGACGCCCTGTACTTCACGATGCTGAACAGCAACAAGCGCTCCCTCGAACTCAACACCAAGACCCCCGAGGGCAAGGAGATTCTCGAGAAGCTGATCAAGGAATCGGACGTCATGGTCGAGAACTTCGGTCCGGGAGCGCTCGATCGCATGGGCTTCTCCTGGGAGCGCATCCAGGAACTGAACCCGAAGATGATCCTGGCTTCGGTCAAGGGCTTCAGCGAAGGTCACCGTTACTCGGACCTGAAGGTCTACGAGAACGTCGCGCAGTGCGCCGGCGGTGCCGCTTCGACCTCGGGTTTCTGGGACGGCCCGCCGACCGTGTCGGGCGCCGCGCTGGGTGACTCGAACACCGGCATGCACCTGGCCATCGGCATCCTTACCGCCCTGATGGCGCGTGACAAGACCGGCAAGGGCCAGAAGGTCGCGTGCTCGATGACCGATGCCGTGCTGAACCTGACCCGCGTGAAGCTGCGCGACCAGCAGCGTCTGGACGCACTGGGCTTCCTCGAGGAGTATCCGCAGTATCCGCACGGCGAGTTCTCCGACACCGTGCCGCGTGGCGGCAACGCCGGTGGCGGTGGCCAGCCGGGCTGGGTGCTCAAGTGCAAGGGCTGGGAAACCGACCCCAACGCCTACATCTACTTCACCATTCAGGACCACGCCTGGGCGCCGATCTGCAAGGCGCTGGGCAGGGAAGAGTGGATTGATGATCCGGCCTACAACACGCCGCGCGGCCGTCAGGACAAGATCTTTGACGTGTTCGCGACCATCGAGGACTGGCTCAAGGACAAGACCAAGTACGAGGCCGTCGACTACCTGCGCAAGTTCGACATCCCGTGCGCCCCGGTGCTGTCCATGAAGGAAATCTCCGAGGATCCGGACCTGCGTGCCAGCGGCACCATCGTCGAAGTCGAGCACAAGAAGCTGGGCAAGTACCTCACCGTCGGCAGCCCGATCAAGTTCTCGGACCTGAAGGTGGAGATCACCGGTTCGCCGCTGCTGGGCGAGCACACCGACGAGATCCTGAGCGAGCTGGGCTACACGCCGGAGCAGATCAAGCAAATGCGCGAGAAGAAGGTTACCGCCGCCTGAGCGAGCATTTCTCGATGAAAAACGGCACCTTCGGGTGCCGTTTTTTTGCTTGGGGCGATGCAGGCGATCGCGGGCCGCCGATGTTATAGTGAAAAACTTCGCGGCCGAGGGAGGTGCGAATGAGTCTTGACCTGGATTTTCGGCAGCTGGCGGACACCGCCGGCGATGCCATCGTGGTCAGCGACGTCGATGGTGTGATCACGTACTGGAACGCCGCTGCCACGCGCATCTTCGGCTTTGCCCAAGACGATGCGATCGGCGCGTCGCTCGACATCATCATCCCGGAGCGCCTCAGGGCGCGGCACTGGGAGGGTTACCACAAGACGATGGCCACGGGACAGACGCGCTACGGTACGGACGTGTTGCGTGTGCCGGCGCTGAACGCGAGCGGCGAAACCCTGTCGATTGCGTTCACGGTGTCACTGTTGTCCGACCGTGAAGGTCGTCCGCAAGCGATCGTGGCCATCATACGCGACGAAAGCGAACGATTCCGCGAAGAGCGTGCGTTGCGGGCACGTCTTGCCGACCTCGAGCGCAGCGCAGCGGATGCCGCCGCTTCGTGAGGCCCGCGGCCATTTTCGAAGTCGTTGACTCGCGTCAATTTTCCCGCGCGAATCGATGTGTCACAATTTGATCGTTTAGCTCGTCCGTGATCGGTTCGCCCGAGCCTATGCACGGTAAGACTTATTGCACAACGTCGAATCCTGTGTTGCGTTAGCTGATTAGGAACAGAACATGAACCAGAAAGTCATCCCGATTACGGTGCAAGGGCCCACCAAGCAGCGTCGGCGCATGGCGCCCAAGGGACGCCGCGTCGACCCCAAGGCCCTGACCGAAGTCCAGGCGCTGCTCGGTCACGAGTCGCGTCAGCGTGATCTGCTGATCGAGCACCTGCACAAGATCCAGGATCACTTCGGTTACCTGTCGTCCGCCCACATGGCGGCACTGGCGCAGGAGATGAAGCTCTCGCAGACTGAGGTCTACGAGGTCGCGACCTTCTACCACCACTTCGATGTGGTGCGCGAGGGCGAGGCGCATCCGGCGTCGCTGACCATCCGCGTGTGCGACGGGCTGTCGTGCGAGATGGCCGGTGCGCAGGATCTGCTCGACAAGCTGCCGGCCATCCTCGGCAAGGACGTGCGCGTCATCCACGCGCCCTGTGTGGGGCGCTGCGAGCAGGCGCCGGTGGCCGTCGTGCACCAGAATCCGGTGCCCAACGCCACCGTCGACAAGGTCGCCGCGCTGGTCGAGGAAAAGGAAATCTGGCATCACCCGGAGCAGTACATCGACTTCGAGGCCTACAAGGAGCGCGACGGCTACAAGCTGGTGCAGGAGTGCTACGGCGGTCTGCGCGATGTCGAGTCCGTGCTCAAGATCATGGAAGACTCGGGCCTGCGCGGTCTCGGTGGCGCGGGCTTCCCGGCCGGGCGCAAGTGGCGCATCGTCAAGGGCTTCGACGGCCCGCGCCTGATGGCGATCAACATCGACGAGGGCGAGCCCGGCACCTTCAAGGACCGCTACTACCTCGAGCGTGATCCGCACCGTTTCCTCGAGGGCGCGCTGATCGCGGCCTGGGCGGTCGGCATCGAGGAAATCTACATTTACCTGCGCGACGAGTACCATGGCTGCCGCGCCCTGCTCACGGCCGAGATCGAGAAGCTCGAAGCCGAGCCGCCGGTATCGAACATGCCCAAGATCCACCTGCGTCGCGGCGCGGGTGCCTACATCTGCGGCGAAGAGTCGGCGATGATCGAGTCGATCGAAGGCAAGCGCGGCATGCCGCGCCTGCGCCCGCCGTACGTCGCCCAGGTCGGCCTGTTCGGGCGTCCGACGCTCGAGCACAACATGGAAACCCTGCACTGGGTGCGCGACATCGTCGTCAAGGGTGCCGACTGGTTCGCCTCGCACGGCGCGCATGGCCGCAAGGGCCTGCGCTCGTACTCGGTCTCCGGTCGCGTGAAGAACCCCGGCGTGCATCTTGCGCCGGCCGGCACCACGCTGCGCGAACTGGTGGAGAACTACTGCGGCGGCATGCTCGACGGCCACAAGCTCTACGGCTACCTGCCGGGCGGCGCGTCCGGCGGCATCCTGCCCGAATCGCTGGCCGACGTGCCGCTGGACTTCGATACGCTGCAGGAATACGACTGCTTCATCGGTTCGGCCGCGGTCATCGTGCTCTCCGACAAGGACACCGCAGTCGATGCCGCGCGCAACATGATGCGCTTCTTCGAGGACGAGTCCTGCGGCCAGTGCACGCCGTGTCGTGTGGGCACCGCGAAGGCCGTGCAGCTGATCCAGAAGGACACCAAGTGGGACGTCGACGCGCTCGCCGACCTGTCGCAGGTGATGCGTGACGCGTCGATCTGCGGTCTGGGTCAGGCCGCGCCGAACCCGGTCGATTGCGTGATCAAGTATTTCCCGCAGGAACTGGCCTGAAGCGCCACGCTCCCGAACAGACGCTGAGGAACAGAGTATGAACGCGATTACCAAGAACGAAGTGGCCCAGTCGGAAGCGCCGATGGTCACCTTCACGCTCAACGGCCGTGAAGTCAGCGGCCGCGAGGACGAGACCATTCTCGACATCGCCAAGCGCGAGGGCATCCCCGTCCCGCACCTGTGCTACATGGACGGGCTCGAAGCGGTCGGCAACTGCCGCTCCTGCATGGTGGAAATCGAGGGCGAGCGTGTGCTCGCGCCCTCGTGCTGCCGTCACCCGTCGAACAACATGAAGGTCGTGACCGACAGCGAGCGTGCCGTCAAGTCGCAGAAGCTGGTGCTCGAGCTGCTGCAGTCGGACATGCCCGAGACCGAGTACACGCGACACAACGAGGTCGACTACTGGGCGGGCAAGCTCGAAGTGGGCAAGCCGCGCTTTGCGCCGCGCAGCCAGCCTGTACAGGACCTGTCGCACCCGGCCATCGCTGTGAACCTGGACGCCTGCATCCAGTGCACGCGCTGCCTGCGCGCCTGCCGCGACGAGCAGGTCAACGACGTCATCGGCCTGGCCTTCCGTGGCAATCACGCCAAGATCGTGTTCGACATGGACGACCCCATGGGCGCGTCCACCTGCGTGGCCTGTGGCGAGTGTGTACAGGCCTGCCCGACCGGCGCGCTGATGCCGGCGCGCGACGTTGCGCTGAGCGTGCCCGACAAGCAGGTCGAGTCGGTGTGCCCGTTCTGCGGCGTGGGCTGCCAGCTCACGTACAACGTCAAGGACAACAAGATCATGTACGTCGAGGGTCGCGACGGCCCGGCCAACGAGAAGCGCCTGTGCGTCAAGGGTCGCTACGGCTTCGACTACGTCCACCACCCGCAGCGCCTGACCAAGCCGCTGATCCGTCGCGAGGACGCCCCCAAGAGCGGGGACTTCCTGATGGATCCGGACAACGTCATGGAGATCTTCCGCGAGGCGAGCTGGGAAGAGGCGCTGGAGATGGCCGGCGGCGGTCTGCGCAAGATCCGCGACGAGCACGGCAAGAAGGCGCTCGCCGGTTTCGGTTCGGCCAAGGGCTCGAACGAAGAGGCCTACCTGTTCCAGAAGCTGGTGCGTACCGGTTTCGGCTGCAACAACGTCGACCACTGCACGCGCCTGTGTCACGCCTCGTCGGTTGTGGCCCTGCTCGAGGGCATTGGTTCGGGCGCGGTGTCCAACCCGGTGATGGACGTGGCCAAGGCCGAGGTCGTGATCCTGATCGGCGCCAACCCGATCGTGAACCACCCGGTCGCCGCGAGCTGGATCAAGAACGCCACCAAGGCCGGTACCAAGCTGATCGTGATGGACCCGCGCCGCACCGACATCGCGCGCTATGCGCATCGCGTGCTGCAGTTCAAGCCGGACATGGACGTGCCGCTGCTCAACGCGATGATGAACGTCATCGTCACCGAGGGCCTGGTCGACAAGGACTTCATCGCCAGCCGCACCAGCGGCTACGAGGAGATCGAGAAGAACGTCGCCGAGTACACGCCGGAGAAGATGGCGCCGATCTGCGGCATCGATGCCGAAACCATCCGCTACGTCGCGCGTCTGTACGCCACCTCCAAGGCTTCGATGATCCTGTGGGGCATGGGCATTTCGCAGCACGTGCATGGCACCGACAACGCCCGCTGCCTGATCGCGCTGTCGCTGATGACCGGCCAGATCGGCAAGCCCGGTTCCGGCCTGCACCCGCTGCGCGGCCAGAACAACGTGCAGGGTGCGTCCGACGCCGGCCTGATCCCGATGGTCTATCCGGACTACCAGAGCGTGGCCGACGCCGAGATCCGCTCCAAGTTCGCCAAGGCGTGGAACGTGCCGGAAGACTCGCTGGATCCGAATCCGGGACTGACCGTGGTCGAGATCATGCACGCCATCGACCGTGGCGAGATCCGCGGCATGTACGTGGAG
It encodes:
- the frc gene encoding formyl-CoA transferase, which gives rise to MSKPLEGIKIIDFTHVQAGPACTQLLAWFGADVIKVERPGSGDVTRNQLRHVEDADALYFTMLNSNKRSLELNTKTPEGKEILEKLIKESDVMVENFGPGALDRMGFSWERIQELNPKMILASVKGFSEGHRYSDLKVYENVAQCAGGAASTSGFWDGPPTVSGAALGDSNTGMHLAIGILTALMARDKTGKGQKVACSMTDAVLNLTRVKLRDQQRLDALGFLEEYPQYPHGEFSDTVPRGGNAGGGGQPGWVLKCKGWETDPNAYIYFTIQDHAWAPICKALGREEWIDDPAYNTPRGRQDKIFDVFATIEDWLKDKTKYEAVDYLRKFDIPCAPVLSMKEISEDPDLRASGTIVEVEHKKLGKYLTVGSPIKFSDLKVEITGSPLLGEHTDEILSELGYTPEQIKQMREKKVTAA
- the fdhF gene encoding formate dehydrogenase subunit alpha; translation: MNAITKNEVAQSEAPMVTFTLNGREVSGREDETILDIAKREGIPVPHLCYMDGLEAVGNCRSCMVEIEGERVLAPSCCRHPSNNMKVVTDSERAVKSQKLVLELLQSDMPETEYTRHNEVDYWAGKLEVGKPRFAPRSQPVQDLSHPAIAVNLDACIQCTRCLRACRDEQVNDVIGLAFRGNHAKIVFDMDDPMGASTCVACGECVQACPTGALMPARDVALSVPDKQVESVCPFCGVGCQLTYNVKDNKIMYVEGRDGPANEKRLCVKGRYGFDYVHHPQRLTKPLIRREDAPKSGDFLMDPDNVMEIFREASWEEALEMAGGGLRKIRDEHGKKALAGFGSAKGSNEEAYLFQKLVRTGFGCNNVDHCTRLCHASSVVALLEGIGSGAVSNPVMDVAKAEVVILIGANPIVNHPVAASWIKNATKAGTKLIVMDPRRTDIARYAHRVLQFKPDMDVPLLNAMMNVIVTEGLVDKDFIASRTSGYEEIEKNVAEYTPEKMAPICGIDAETIRYVARLYATSKASMILWGMGISQHVHGTDNARCLIALSLMTGQIGKPGSGLHPLRGQNNVQGASDAGLIPMVYPDYQSVADAEIRSKFAKAWNVPEDSLDPNPGLTVVEIMHAIDRGEIRGMYVEGENPAMSDPDANHARHSLASLDLLVVQDIFLTETAYLADVILPASAFPEKDGTFTNTDRLVQMGRAAIDTPGEARQDLWIIQDIANKLGCGWDYKHVSEVFDEMRKTMPSIAGITWDRLEREHAVVYPCEKEGDPGDPVVFVDDFPTKTGRARFVPADIIPAAEQPDGEYPMVLITGRQLEHWHTGSMTRRASMLDALEPDPTAQIHPLDMAEMGIAPGDLVTIESRRGKVAMWARADEGTPRGAVFVAFAYYEAAINTLTNAALDPAAKIPEFKYCAVRVTPGGTEPVQSSYGGGKLLETALN
- a CDS encoding PAS domain-containing protein, with protein sequence MSLDLDFRQLADTAGDAIVVSDVDGVITYWNAAATRIFGFAQDDAIGASLDIIIPERLRARHWEGYHKTMATGQTRYGTDVLRVPALNASGETLSIAFTVSLLSDREGRPQAIVAIIRDESERFREERALRARLADLERSAADAAAS
- a CDS encoding NAD(P)H-dependent oxidoreductase subunit E, with the translated sequence MNQKVIPITVQGPTKQRRRMAPKGRRVDPKALTEVQALLGHESRQRDLLIEHLHKIQDHFGYLSSAHMAALAQEMKLSQTEVYEVATFYHHFDVVREGEAHPASLTIRVCDGLSCEMAGAQDLLDKLPAILGKDVRVIHAPCVGRCEQAPVAVVHQNPVPNATVDKVAALVEEKEIWHHPEQYIDFEAYKERDGYKLVQECYGGLRDVESVLKIMEDSGLRGLGGAGFPAGRKWRIVKGFDGPRLMAINIDEGEPGTFKDRYYLERDPHRFLEGALIAAWAVGIEEIYIYLRDEYHGCRALLTAEIEKLEAEPPVSNMPKIHLRRGAGAYICGEESAMIESIEGKRGMPRLRPPYVAQVGLFGRPTLEHNMETLHWVRDIVVKGADWFASHGAHGRKGLRSYSVSGRVKNPGVHLAPAGTTLRELVENYCGGMLDGHKLYGYLPGGASGGILPESLADVPLDFDTLQEYDCFIGSAAVIVLSDKDTAVDAARNMMRFFEDESCGQCTPCRVGTAKAVQLIQKDTKWDVDALADLSQVMRDASICGLGQAAPNPVDCVIKYFPQELA